In one Hemibagrus wyckioides isolate EC202008001 unplaced genomic scaffold, SWU_Hwy_1.0 Contig18, whole genome shotgun sequence genomic region, the following are encoded:
- the LOC131349955 gene encoding origin recognition complex subunit 4-like, producing the protein MCVNVCRGSAGVCCKNIDFKVLSAVVCTLHANLCFKIVLLMSEGPESAEGKPMGLESKYKHLLELLRRTAVHGESNSLHIIGPCGSVKTMLLRCALRELLDLQEVKMNVLQVHLSSLLQMDDRIALREITRQLQLENVVGDKVLVSVFQYSVFLPVCLSAGDKSSSQPVFFILEEFGLFAHHKNQTLLYNLLDVSQSAQAPVAVVGLTCRLDVLELLEKCVKSRFSHRQIHLLSSLTFRQYRDAFRSELTLQDDFPDSKFSQEWNLCVSVRHTASRT; encoded by the exons atgtgtgtaaatgtttgtagagGAAGTGCTGGAGTATGCTGTAAAAACATCGATTTTAAAGTACTATCCGCTGTCGTCTGCACTCTGCATGCtaatctttgttttaaaattgttcTTCTGATGTCTGAAGGTCCAGAGAGTGCTGAGGGTAAACCCATGGGCTTGGAATCGAAGTACAA gcacCTGTTGGAGCTGTTAAGGAGGACAGCGGTTCACGGTGAGAGTAACTCTTTGCATATCATTGGTCCATGTGGATCTGTTAAAACCATG cttctACGTTGTGCTCTGAGAGAGCTGCTGGACTTGCAGGAGGTGAAGATGAATGTCCTGCAGGTTCACCTGagca GTCTGCTGCAGATGGACGACCGGATCGCTCTGAGAGAGATCACACGCCAGCTTCAACTGGAGAACGTCGTAGGAGACaaagtgttggtgagtgtgttccAGTAT tctgtcttcctccctgtctgtctgtctgcaggtgATAAAAGCAGCAGTCAGCCAGTGTTCTTCATCCTGGAAGAGTTTGGTCTGTTTGCTCATCATAAGAACCAGACGCTGCTGTACAACCTGCTGGATGTTTCTCAGTCTGCTCAGGCTCCTGTAGCTGTGGTGGGACTCACCTGCAGActa GACGTTCTTGAGCTCTTGGAAAAGTGTGTGAAGTCTCGTTTTTCCCACAGACAGATTCACCTGTTGAGTTCTCTGACTTTCCGTCAGTATCGAGACGCCTTTCGGTCCGAGCTCACGCTGCAGGATGACTTCCCCGACAGCAAGTTCTCTCAGGAGTGGAACCTCTGCGTCTCGGTACGACACACCGCATCACGAACCTGA